In a single window of the Nitrospira sp. MA-1 genome:
- a CDS encoding helix-turn-helix domain-containing protein has product MTDLARNPKQIGNLIRRTRKNLGLSQSQLGEKTGLRQETISLIETGNPAAKLETILAVLAALDLEFRIVPRSKGGSAEIEDIF; this is encoded by the coding sequence ATGACCGACCTCGCACGCAATCCAAAACAGATCGGCAACCTGATTCGCCGGACCCGCAAGAATCTCGGACTAAGCCAGAGTCAACTTGGCGAGAAGACCGGCCTGCGGCAGGAGACGATTTCCCTGATCGAGACGGGCAATCCGGCTGCGAAGCTGGAGACGATTCTTGCGGTCCTGGCCGCCCTCGATCTGGAGTTCCGGATCGTGCCACGGTCGAAAGGAGGCTCCGCCGAGATCGAGGATATTTTCTGA
- a CDS encoding cation diffusion facilitator family transporter, with protein MASSNKKVIYAALIGNSLIAITKFAASAMTGSSVMLAEGIHSLVDTGNQGLLLYGLHRAKRPADERYPFGYGKEIYFWSFAVAIMVFALGAGISLYEGVLHILYPEPIINPMVNYIVLSLSLLFEGAAWYMAFREFSRAKGKWSYLEAVQRGKDPTIFMVLFEDSAAVLGLAVAFVGIWLGQVTGIVYIDGIATCIIGLILAGIAMWLAYETKGLLIGESANKEVVQSIRDMAKQLPGVEHVNEVLTMHMGPNFILVNLSVDFRDGVTSEEVERGVATLDKDIKVKHPLVKRVFVEAEARRILKVLE; from the coding sequence ATGGCCTCATCCAATAAAAAAGTTATCTATGCGGCGTTGATCGGCAATAGCCTTATTGCGATCACCAAATTTGCGGCCTCGGCGATGACGGGCAGTTCGGTGATGTTGGCCGAGGGCATCCATTCCCTGGTGGATACGGGCAATCAGGGTCTTTTGCTCTATGGTCTCCATCGTGCGAAACGTCCGGCTGATGAGCGCTACCCGTTCGGGTATGGGAAGGAAATCTATTTTTGGAGTTTTGCGGTAGCCATTATGGTCTTTGCGCTAGGCGCGGGGATCTCTTTGTATGAGGGTGTGTTGCACATTCTGTATCCCGAACCGATTATCAACCCCATGGTCAACTATATCGTGTTGAGTCTCTCCCTCCTGTTTGAGGGTGCCGCCTGGTACATGGCATTCCGTGAATTTTCCCGTGCCAAGGGAAAGTGGTCGTATTTGGAAGCGGTTCAACGGGGAAAAGATCCGACGATCTTTATGGTCCTCTTTGAGGATTCGGCGGCGGTGCTGGGTCTGGCTGTGGCCTTTGTCGGTATCTGGTTGGGACAGGTCACCGGTATTGTCTATATTGACGGCATCGCGACCTGTATCATCGGGTTGATTTTGGCCGGGATCGCCATGTGGCTTGCGTATGAAACGAAAGGATTGTTGATTGGCGAAAGCGCCAATAAGGAAGTGGTTCAGAGTATTCGTGACATGGCGAAACAACTCCCAGGCGTTGAGCATGTGAATGAAGTCTTGACCATGCACATGGGGCCGAATTTTATTTTGGTGAATCTGAGTGTGGACTTTCGAGACGGGGTCACGTCCGAAGAGGTGGAGCGCGGCGTGGCCACATTGGATAAGGATATTAAAGTGAAGCACCCTCTTGTGAAACGGGTGTTTGTCGAGGCCGAGGCCCGGCGGATTCTGAAAGTTTTGGAGTAA
- a CDS encoding type II toxin-antitoxin system HipA family toxin, translating into MPRPRRPPLHVLLNNRLVGQLHKAVSGAIGFQYDHSWLEWEHALPISLSLPLREDAFRGEPVVAVFENLLPDSDMLRRRVAEKVGAAGTDAYSLLAAIGRDCVGALQFVSADDVGHESGDAAVMRGNALNDAAIETLLNGLAQAPLGLTHDDAFRISIAGAQEKTALLRHKGQWHKPQGTTPTTHIFKKPIGRLPNGLDLSNSVENEFYCLQLAAAFGLPVARADMSMFGSTRALVIERFDRLWTKDNRLLRLPQEDCCQALSVPPTRKYQSHGGPGMVQILNLLKGSDTPAGDQKIVLKAQILFWMIGATDGHAKNFSIFLSPGGSFHLTPLYDVLTAQPSLDAHQIERKQMKLAMSVGTSCHYRIDEILWRHFIQTGEAAGLPKNLVREAIEEMADTAPKAIETIESELPVEFPAAIHTSVKNAITDRLSKLPVGKAKG; encoded by the coding sequence ATGCCCCGTCCGCGCCGACCGCCGCTTCATGTGCTTCTGAATAACCGTCTTGTCGGTCAACTTCATAAGGCTGTGAGCGGTGCCATCGGTTTTCAGTATGATCACAGCTGGTTGGAATGGGAACATGCGCTCCCGATCTCTCTGTCCCTCCCTTTGCGGGAGGACGCATTTAGAGGAGAGCCCGTGGTTGCCGTGTTTGAAAACCTGTTGCCCGACTCGGACATGCTTCGCCGACGTGTGGCGGAAAAAGTGGGAGCTGCCGGGACGGATGCCTATAGCCTGCTTGCGGCCATTGGCCGCGACTGTGTCGGGGCTTTGCAGTTTGTGAGCGCCGATGATGTTGGCCACGAAAGTGGCGATGCCGCCGTCATGAGGGGTAATGCACTGAATGATGCCGCCATTGAAACACTGCTCAACGGACTGGCTCAGGCTCCATTAGGTTTAACCCATGATGATGCATTCCGGATATCGATTGCCGGGGCACAGGAAAAGACGGCGCTGCTCCGTCATAAAGGTCAATGGCACAAACCGCAGGGGACGACACCGACCACTCATATCTTTAAAAAGCCGATTGGCCGGTTACCGAACGGCCTCGATCTTTCGAACAGCGTCGAAAATGAATTTTACTGCCTTCAACTGGCTGCCGCCTTCGGGTTGCCGGTCGCACGGGCCGACATGTCCATGTTCGGGAGCACGCGCGCCCTGGTCATTGAGCGGTTCGACCGGCTCTGGACGAAAGACAACCGTCTGCTGCGACTGCCGCAGGAGGATTGTTGCCAGGCCCTGTCGGTACCGCCCACCCGGAAATATCAAAGTCACGGGGGGCCGGGAATGGTGCAGATTCTCAATCTGCTGAAGGGGAGTGATACCCCGGCCGGTGATCAGAAAATTGTGCTGAAGGCCCAAATCCTGTTCTGGATGATTGGCGCGACGGACGGGCATGCCAAGAATTTCAGTATCTTTCTCAGTCCCGGTGGCAGTTTTCACCTGACCCCGCTATATGACGTGCTGACCGCTCAGCCGAGTCTTGATGCGCACCAGATCGAACGCAAGCAGATGAAGCTGGCCATGTCGGTCGGTACGAGCTGTCATTATCGAATTGACGAAATACTCTGGCGGCATTTTATTCAAACCGGAGAAGCGGCAGGGCTCCCGAAAAACCTTGTACGCGAGGCGATCGAGGAAATGGCTGATACGGCTCCAAAGGCGATTGAAACAATTGAAAGCGAATTGCCGGTGGAATTTCCCGCGGCCATTCACACATCAGTCAAAAATGCGATCACCGATCGTCTGAGCAAGCTGCCGGTGGGTAAGGCAAAGGGATAA
- a CDS encoding endonuclease/exonuclease/phosphatase family protein produces MRKLFITVFLFTWFTLCGWSITFAQDFQVGQSVMLEAMKPIGVPLHRNPSPSYLKHVPSGTSATIEQTAQNGQWLYLRFPNDDKAWIHKKYLKAGSPQSRPPANPKIPRTAEGGEHAVWASRDQCEAVVKQGNRMAAESSSKIRLATWNIRWFPIGQPTDQSEDHAEPTDLEWLICAIRWMQIDILAVQESLATPEANKAWNTIITSLNQQTGDTWRWYRQPCGRPEDHHVGLLWNDTRVSLSQFESLWQFNAKARSATQACTFGLRPGQYAWVKAREPEGVDFHLIGLHLKSGPTVFAVEDRHNALNGIDEAIGPLLARDRDVVILGDFNTMGAGDWQSRDSELKNLRRKVAKEKPGFTDLTLHPQCSHYFRGRGGWLDHVLVPQEMQEVTVTTVQVTGYCAVAGCERIRGNYPLAYRHLSDHCPVVLEIENTDKD; encoded by the coding sequence ATGCGTAAACTTTTCATTACAGTCTTTCTTTTCACGTGGTTCACCCTGTGTGGCTGGTCCATCACCTTCGCCCAGGATTTTCAGGTAGGACAATCGGTGATGCTTGAAGCCATGAAGCCTATTGGAGTCCCTCTCCATCGCAACCCGTCACCGAGCTATTTGAAGCATGTTCCGTCGGGGACTTCGGCCACCATTGAACAGACCGCACAGAACGGCCAATGGCTCTACCTGCGGTTCCCTAACGATGACAAGGCCTGGATCCATAAAAAATATCTCAAAGCCGGTTCACCACAGTCGAGACCACCAGCCAATCCCAAAATTCCCCGGACTGCGGAGGGCGGCGAGCATGCCGTCTGGGCCAGCCGGGATCAGTGCGAGGCGGTCGTCAAGCAAGGCAATCGTATGGCTGCGGAATCTTCTTCCAAGATCCGGCTTGCCACATGGAATATACGATGGTTTCCCATCGGCCAGCCCACTGATCAAAGTGAGGATCATGCCGAGCCGACTGATCTCGAATGGCTGATCTGTGCGATCCGTTGGATGCAAATCGATATTCTCGCAGTCCAGGAAAGCTTAGCCACCCCGGAAGCTAACAAGGCCTGGAACACGATCATCACTTCGCTGAATCAACAGACCGGGGACACATGGCGGTGGTATCGCCAACCGTGCGGCCGGCCCGAGGACCATCATGTCGGTCTCTTGTGGAACGACACCCGCGTATCCTTGTCGCAATTTGAAAGCTTATGGCAATTCAATGCGAAAGCTCGATCGGCCACCCAAGCCTGCACCTTCGGATTACGCCCAGGGCAATATGCATGGGTGAAAGCCAGAGAACCCGAGGGAGTCGATTTTCATCTGATCGGGCTCCACTTAAAATCAGGTCCCACCGTATTTGCCGTGGAAGATCGGCATAACGCGTTGAACGGGATTGATGAAGCGATAGGTCCCCTCCTCGCTCGCGATCGGGATGTGGTCATACTCGGGGACTTCAATACGATGGGTGCAGGAGATTGGCAATCAAGGGACTCCGAACTGAAAAACTTGCGCCGGAAAGTTGCCAAGGAAAAACCCGGTTTTACTGACCTGACTTTACATCCGCAATGTTCCCACTATTTTCGCGGACGCGGAGGCTGGCTGGATCATGTGCTGGTTCCACAAGAGATGCAAGAAGTCACCGTCACCACAGTCCAGGTCACCGGCTATTGCGCCGTGGCAGGCTGTGAACGAATTCGAGGAAACTATCCGCTTGCCTACCGTCATCTCTCGGATCATTGCCCTGTGGTGTTGGAAATCGAGAATACAGATAAAGATTAA